The Geovibrio ferrireducens genomic interval GAAAAACACCGCAGCAGTTAAACGATATTTGTCCTCGAATTACTTGACATATACAATTGCGAACCCTGCAAGGGTGAAGCAATCTCTTGTTTATAAATAGTTCAGAGACGGCAAATCCTGTGTTTTTTCCGCACACGCTCGCGGTCTGCAAAGCAGACCTTCGCTTCGCACGGCGCAGTTCCATCCATGGAACTGTTTGCGTCATTCTGAGCGTCAGCGAAGAATCTCTCATTAATTAAATCTTAGTTTTAAAGGGTTTAGAGCGTTAAGAAGGTTTCCCAAGGAAAGAAGAGAAAATTAAAAATAATTAACCCTCAACCAGCCCCTTTTCTGTGAGGAACATCTTGCGGGCTCCGATTTTTTCAATAAAATCAATATCATGGGAAACGATCAGCATTGTTTTGTCGATCCCGCGGAGGATTTCCGCCAGCTTTTCAGCGCTTTTTTCATCCAGTGCTGCTGAGGGCTCATCCAGAAGCAGTATTTCCGGCTTCATCACAAGTACAGAGGCGAGAGCAACCATCTTCTTTTCCCCTCCGGAGAGGTGAAGAGTTATGCGGTCGCGCAGGTGGGATATATGCAGTTCATTCAGCATAGCCTCAGCCTTTGCAACGGCTTCCGGCTGTTTTATGCCCTCATTAAGGAGACCGAAAGCGACTTCCTCAATGACTGCCGGAGCGATTATCTGATCGTCCGGGTCCTGAAAAAGGAAGCCTATCTCCCTCCGTGCGGCAGCAAAGTCCTTCTCAGTCGTGAGCCTTTTATGGTGGATTTCAAAGTGACCGCCGCATGTGCCGCCCAGCCCTACAATGGCCTTAAGAAGAGTAGTTTTCCCTGCTCCGTTGGGGCCGAGAAGGGCGATTTTATCCTTGTGAGTAAGGTTGATTGTAACATTTTCAAAGAGCACCCGGTCTGCCGTGCGGCATGAGATGCCTTTCAGGGAAAGTGTGCAGCTCATGTAATCTGTCCGATTGTGAGGGCAGCCTGAACGATGAGCATAAGCGCCAGAAAGCCGTCAGCAGCACTCAGCGGGTGCGTGTTAAACGGATAAAGCCTTCCCCTGAACCCTCTGAGCTGCATAGCGTGATGCAGTGCCTTTGCTTTTTCCATGCTTTTTACGAACAGCATACCCACCAGATACCCGAATGTTTTGTAAGTGAAGAGGTTTGTCCCCGGATTAAAGCATCGTATACGCAGGGAGTCACGCATTTTTTTATATTCAGTGCCGAGAATCTCGGTGTATTTGATAACAAAGAACAGCAGAACAGTGAACCTGTCAGGGAATTTCAGCCCGCAGAAACCGTAATAAATACCCATGCTTCCGTGGGGAGCAAATAGAAGCAGGTTTGCACTGAGGATAAGGTTTGCCCGGAGAAAAATCAGAAGAGCGTATGACGGATCATTATGAAAAATCAGCACTGTGGCGCATATAAAAAGAATAACCAGATTAAGCCGCAGAAGCCTGATGAACGGCCGCAAGCCGGATTTCAGCGATACCGCAGGCAGAAAGGCAGCAAACACAGCATCGTATGCGGTGATATGCGTTCTGAAAGCTATCAGCAGCGAGTAAATGATTGCGGCAGCTATTGCGGCTGAGGGGGAGAATTTCATTTCTTTCTGAAAAGCATGAAAAGTCCGAATATTCCGAAAAGGTAGCCGATTCCGGATATTATCCTGTCAGTGTTGGAACGACCGGAATCTATGGCTGCCTGAATCTCCACAGTCTGCTTTCCGAGTTCCTGGCGGATTATAGTGCGCAGGGCATCTTCGTCAAAGGCTGCGGTGCTGCTGCTCTCAGGAGCGGTGTCCTGCTCATTATTATCTGCTGCTTCTGCATGTACTTCCGCCTTGGCGGAATGTCCCATGCCCGCATTGACAGTAACGGTGAAAGATTCGGGAAGAGTGTCAGCGAGTGTTGCCTCACCGCCTTCACTGAGGCTCCCATTATAAATTTCGCTGCCGTTTGCATCAGTGATTGTGAATCCGCAGTTTTTGCAGTATGTGCCATCAGCAAAGTAGGATGTAATGTTCAGAGTGCCGCCTTCATAGATGGCAAGCACGTTCAGTTTGTGCGCGTAAGCGGAAGAAAAGCAGATAAGTATAAGGGAAATAGTGAGAAGTTTCTTCATTGTAACCTCATTTATCAAGGAATGAAGGGTACACCTTCATTATGAATCTCAGTATGAAAACCGTGGCAGTTCCTTCAATGAACATGACAGGGATATGGGCGAGGAAGATGGCCTGTGCAGCCTGAGTGAGCTTATCTCCGCTGAGAAAAAGCATGAAGGATACGAGAGCGCCGGAAAGGGCAACAGGCAGAAAACCGGCAAGAAAAAAGAGAACAGACTGCACTGTTCCGCAGGATTTCAGCCCGACACGGCAGAGAATCCATGCCAGAAGAGCAGGCAGGGCTATGTTAAACGTATTGATCCCCAGCGTGGTAAGTCCGCCGAACTGAAAGAGGAGCCCCTGAAGCAGAAGCGCCATGAAAATGGCAGGGAAGGCGGCAAACCCCAGTACAGCGCCGACGAGACCATTAAGGAGCAGGTGGACGCTGGAAGGTCCAAGAGGTACATGAATGAAGGAGCCGACAAAAAACAGGCTGGACATCAGCGCGGTCTTTGTCAGCAGCTCATCCTTCATGCGGCGGAAGCCGTAAACGAGAAATCCTAACGAGGCGGCAGCCCCCGCACCGAGCACAGGGGCAGAAAGAACGCCTTCGGAAATGTGCATACTAGTCTGCTCCGTAAGTTTTCACCCAAAAAACAGCACCAAGCTCAACGGGATAGTCTTTCCCTTCGTGTTTGAGCGTCACATCATCTTCAATGAGAGCGGCAAATGCCCACCAGCCAGCAAAGGGCATGGCATAAGTGAAAACACCGTTGGCATCAGCCTTGATAACCTGAGTTATGTGAGCGTCTGTGGGGTGCTTGATTTTACTGCCCTTGTTGTAAAATTCAACCTCTATTTCAGCATTTGGAACAGCCTTGCCCTTGTAAATGACTTTGCCTGTGAAAGTATTGCCTTTCCAGAGGCCGTAAGGGCGTGTAAGAGGCACTATTTCAGCTTTGAGACCCACAGGGGTGTCCCAGCCTTCTTCCATGCCGAATGCGTTTACAACGGTTTTTGTGATGTGCTGAATGAATACTCCTTCAGCAGGTTCGAAATAGTAATCGGGAGTAACTGTAAATATATAGTCGCCGGGTTTAGCGAAGGAGTATTTGAAATCCCATGCTGATTTACCCTGAATGGTGGTTTTAGTTACAGACTTCATAAGATCGGTTTTTTTACCGTCAAAATATACGGAAACGTCTTTAGGCTTAACCATCTCCATAATCGGACCCTGCTCAAAGGGGTGAGTGAACTCCATGTGGAAGGAGGCGGTTTTGGCAGCGGGCGTCACAACATCAGTGGAAGGGATCAGTGTCTGAAAATGCGCAAAAGATGCAGATGCGCAGAGCACAAGAAAGAGTGTAAAAAATTTCTTCATGTCAATCTCCGTGTTACAGTTTTAGGCTACTGTGTTATCACGGTGTCATGAGAAAGTCAATGTGTGTTATTATGATAAAGAATGATTTTTGTGTTACGGAGATTATAAAATTGTTTTTGCAGTATCTCCATCACCCTGAGTCTCTGTTTTTCAGGGCTTTTTCATTTCAAGTAAAATTACCCTGCCATGGACTATTTTCCGCTGTATAATCTGTCATAAACATTCAAGGCGGTGCGTCCATGTTCGAATCAATAGCTCTGGCTCTGGCGAAGGCTCTTGCCACTTATCTTTTCAAATATTACGTCATGGCTACACCCGTTGTAAAAATAGAAGGTGCACCCGGCTGGTACTACAAGGAATCCTCAAGCGAGATATGCGTCTTTGCCAATGAACGAGGCGGCTACAACGCCGTTGATGCCCTCAAGGGCAGATCAGGCATACTCATGGCTGAAAAGATAGACGGCATACTTCAGGTGGCTGTGTATGACAACTACAGGGAGCTGAAAGACCCGAAGGAAAAGGAGTTTGTGAAAGCCTTCATGAAGGATGCCGAGCTGCCGGTGTTCATAACAAAAACGATGAAATTCAGAAACATAGTCTATGATAAAGACATACAGACAGCCTTCTCCAAGGCGTGTATTGAAAAGAATGAGCTGATCAGCTATCAGGAGGAGAGACTTGAGAAGCTGAAATACTCCCTGTCCCACGAACGCGCAGGAAACGCGTTCGATGAGCTTGAGGAATCTGTCAAGTAAGCTTTGAACTGTACAGGGTGTGGAGGATTATGGCTGCGCTCTGTGATACATTCAGCGAGTCTATATCGCCGCACATGGGAATACGGAAGGCGGTGTCTGCCTTCTCCAGCACACCGGGGCGTATTCCTTTCCCCTCGGAACCGAGAATCACCGCTGACTGCTCAGCGAACTGCACATCGTTCAGCACCTTGTCGCCGTCAATATCAGCGGCGTATATCTTATACCCCATGCTCTGGAGATCCTCCGCTGCTGAGCTTATATTTGTTGTTTCATAGATGTCTGCGTGAAAAAGAGTTCCGCTGGAGGCTTTGCATACTGCTGCCGTTATGGGCGCCTGATGGTATCTGGCAACTATGATGGTCTTTACTCCGAAGCAGTTGGCAGCACGGATTATTGTTCCGTAGTTGTGCGGATCCTGAATCCTGTCCAGAATAAGCACATGCCCGCTGATCGATTTTCTGTGGCGGACAAAATCCTTGGGCTCTATATCGTTTATTTCTGCGGCCACTCCCTGCGCCTCGTCCCCGAAGCGGTGCTCAAACTCCTTTCTGCCGAACTCCGCAGCTTCCATATCCGCAGGTTTCTCCCTGAAAGTGGAGCCTTTGCGGAGAAAGAGGTTTTTCACCAGTCCGAGTTTGAGCGCTTCTGCAACAGTGTTTCTGCCGTGTATTATCATGTTCCTTTCCTTTGCTTATGAGTAGAGGGAGTTATAACAGCCCTTTGCCGCCCCCGCAAGGGAAAAGGCTCTATACAAGCTCATCAAAATACATTCCGCGCATGAAGAGCTCGGTCATGTACTGCTGCTCCCTGTATTCCTTAGTAAGGCGCGCGTCCTTTTTTTCCTCAAGCTTAACAAGAAACTGCTTAACTTCTGCCTTTTCCTCCATTATTTCACCGTATTCCTCAAAACGGAGATGCTTATCCTGATCCATTTTCTTAAAATCTTTGACTCTGAGCTCCTTGTGGTATTCCATTGAGTCATACTCCGCTATCCGCATGCGGCGTTTATCGTCAATGCGGCTGACTGTTTCGGCTATGGCGGAATTGTGGAATTTTACAACCTCATCCGATGAGTTGCGGCTCACCGGCTGCTCAATTGCGGTATTGCGTTCGATCTTCATACATGACCCCCTGAAAAACGGGGTGCGAAAAGCTGTGCGAGAACTCTCAGAAGGCTTTAAAAGCCTGATAAGAAGGGTGTTCTGCGCACGGGCGCACCTCTACGGCAACATCCCTGTAGAAAAATTGCATCCGTGCTTCTTTCTTATCGGCCAAAACAGAAAAAACTTAAGAAGATTTTACAAAAAATGACAAAAAAATAATAGGCCTACAAGCCCTTGTGAAAAAAGCCTCTTTTCATGCGGCTGAGAAGCTCCCGATCCTTTGCGGCAATCTTTGAGCTTAAATGTGCTGCATAGGAATCCATATCTGCTGCTGATGAAAAATACTCTGTGAGGAAACCGCCGCGCTTCATCTCCTCCGCGCGGAACATA includes:
- a CDS encoding energy-coupling factor ABC transporter ATP-binding protein, giving the protein MSCTLSLKGISCRTADRVLFENVTINLTHKDKIALLGPNGAGKTTLLKAIVGLGGTCGGHFEIHHKRLTTEKDFAAARREIGFLFQDPDDQIIAPAVIEEVAFGLLNEGIKQPEAVAKAEAMLNELHISHLRDRITLHLSGGEKKMVALASVLVMKPEILLLDEPSAALDEKSAEKLAEILRGIDKTMLIVSHDIDFIEKIGARKMFLTEKGLVEG
- a CDS encoding energy-coupling factor transporter transmembrane component T family protein — protein: MKFSPSAAIAAAIIYSLLIAFRTHITAYDAVFAAFLPAVSLKSGLRPFIRLLRLNLVILFICATVLIFHNDPSYALLIFLRANLILSANLLLFAPHGSMGIYYGFCGLKFPDRFTVLLFFVIKYTEILGTEYKKMRDSLRIRCFNPGTNLFTYKTFGYLVGMLFVKSMEKAKALHHAMQLRGFRGRLYPFNTHPLSAADGFLALMLIVQAALTIGQIT
- the cbiM gene encoding cobalt transporter CbiM, whose protein sequence is MHISEGVLSAPVLGAGAAASLGFLVYGFRRMKDELLTKTALMSSLFFVGSFIHVPLGPSSVHLLLNGLVGAVLGFAAFPAIFMALLLQGLLFQFGGLTTLGINTFNIALPALLAWILCRVGLKSCGTVQSVLFFLAGFLPVALSGALVSFMLFLSGDKLTQAAQAIFLAHIPVMFIEGTATVFILRFIMKVYPSFLDK
- a CDS encoding DUF4198 domain-containing protein → MKKFFTLFLVLCASASFAHFQTLIPSTDVVTPAAKTASFHMEFTHPFEQGPIMEMVKPKDVSVYFDGKKTDLMKSVTKTTIQGKSAWDFKYSFAKPGDYIFTVTPDYYFEPAEGVFIQHITKTVVNAFGMEEGWDTPVGLKAEIVPLTRPYGLWKGNTFTGKVIYKGKAVPNAEIEVEFYNKGSKIKHPTDAHITQVIKADANGVFTYAMPFAGWWAFAALIEDDVTLKHEGKDYPVELGAVFWVKTYGAD
- a CDS encoding TrmH family RNA methyltransferase; this translates as MIIHGRNTVAEALKLGLVKNLFLRKGSTFREKPADMEAAEFGRKEFEHRFGDEAQGVAAEINDIEPKDFVRHRKSISGHVLILDRIQDPHNYGTIIRAANCFGVKTIIVARYHQAPITAAVCKASSGTLFHADIYETTNISSAAEDLQSMGYKIYAADIDGDKVLNDVQFAEQSAVILGSEGKGIRPGVLEKADTAFRIPMCGDIDSLNVSQSAAIILHTLYSSKLT